The nucleotide sequence CAATCCATGATGCTGATGTAAAAGATCTGGATACTGAAATGTATTATCTAATCAAACAGATAGGTTTAAATGAAAAGTGAAATGCAATTTTTTAAGGAAAAACACAAAAAGGTTCATTGACATATTTGGGTTGTTAGGAATCAAGTTCAAGCAGGCACTTCAAGGTGATATATGGTACTACAGTCAGTTGTGGCCAGCTAATTCTGGTATCACTAACCATTTATATCTAAAGACAACAAAACTCAGGAAAGCTCTGGTGACAACCAATTGAAGAAAGCACAAAGAAAAGAGTACACTAATCCAAAAATGAAAAGCTTGCTACAGTTCAAGCACCATCAATCTAGAAATCTTAAACTGCAAGATCTTTTGGTGTATATGAATACACCCTTGCTCCCCTGAGTAGGCAAGCAACCCATCTGAAGGTGAAACAAAGTTGATTGCTTGTCAATAGACCTAGACATGAGCCAAATCTGGGGCCGATTTATTTGCATGTTCTGTGGACCTCAATAAGATGTTATCTCATCATGCTGATTATTCTTTGTGATGTAATTAGCGACCCAAATATGTAGGGATGGACCTTATATgattatgatatttatttttttttaacttagtgCCAAATTATATAAACAACTTGAGGTAATTATATTATtcatatataattttgaattagcatttttgatgaaaatttacaAGAAACTAGTGAACCAATGTCCCAAAGTGAAAATGAAGGAAAAGTACCTCTTGAATCGCAACCAAAGCTTCAGGGGTCCATCGGTTTACTTCTTTCGAGTAGAAATGAGTGATCTCCCGTacctagatccactgacaaacatCATTAGAAGTAGAACATGTAAACCTTTCTAAACCCAAAACCACAAGTCATCCCCAGAGCAGCATCTACGGAGCTTGGAGAACGTATTTTTTCTGCATTATTGTTGCAAAAGGGGAAAATACAGACGATGATGGTACTAACAAGTCTGACAAACGGAGCGAAAGGGATCAATAGATTCCACGTCTTCTGCAAATTCCTGATCTCGCGTAGCGCCACCACCCCCGGCCTAAACCTGCGCCGCCTCGGCTGCTTCTTTGATTGGCTCGGTGCCCCTGCCTCCGCCCAACAAAAAAAGGGAACCCTTTTCATTCAAATTCCGAcctctttttcctttctttttccccttttatCTAATAAGAACTTATTTGGTGTGCgcgtaagaaaaaataaataaataatcacatATAATCAAGCGCAACAAGTACGAAAAGGTGAAGACCTTGAGGCGCGTTCCTCGATCTGGTGGCCGTGGTTCTCTATTCGTGCGAAATATACAAGACAATCAAGCTTAAAAATCCAAAGAAACgaggaagaaggaaagaatagtgaGAAGAGAAGCGCACAGGAGTAGCACCAGATGGCGTCGCAGGTCGATTCGCATCAGCTATTAACAATGAAAAGAGGCAAGGAAAGAGATCAGAAGAAATCTAACACCAACAAACcagagaagagaggagaaaagGAGAGATGGGCGGACCGGGGGTTCGCTGCCCTGGAGACCGACCGAAATGGAAGCGCTTCCGAGGGCGAGAGGAGGACCTGTTGGACAGATGCTTCGTTCTCGCCATCACAGCAGTCTCCTCCCGAGAGAAAGAGAGCAGCGGGGCGAGGGAGAGGGGGTCATTTGGTACTTTTAGGGGATGTCACGGTTAGACCTGAGTCGATCCCTGGTGACGACGGCCCGAACACGGATCAAAATGCACACGCTCAAGCAGCGCTGGCCGTTCGATCAGGGATCGCGGTGAGACCATCCACGGCCTGGAGTCGACAATTTCGACGGAGGAGCAAAAGGTTTCCCGCCACATTTTCAAAAATGTGGCCGCCTCGGATTTGCCATGCATCGAACTTAAAGCTCGTATGGACCAATCGGGGAAGTATGCTTGTGCATGTAGATACATATATTTGTCATGCATCTCTCCAAGGCTTGATCACG is from Musa acuminata AAA Group cultivar baxijiao chromosome BXJ3-8, Cavendish_Baxijiao_AAA, whole genome shotgun sequence and encodes:
- the LOC103993441 gene encoding histone H3-like centromeric protein CENH3 isoform X2, whose protein sequence is MRIDLRRHLVLLLEPRPPDRGTRLKAGAPSQSKKQPRRRRFRPGVVALREIRNLQKTWNLLIPFAPFVRLVREITHFYSKEVNRWTPEALVAIQEAAETHMIEMFEDAYLCAIHAKRVTLMQKDIHLARRIGGRRHW
- the LOC103993441 gene encoding histone H3-like centromeric protein CENH3 isoform X1; translation: MARTKHLSNRSSSRPRKRFHFGRSPGQRTPADANRPATPSGATPRTTATRSRNAPQGAPSQSKKQPRRRRFRPGVVALREIRNLQKTWNLLIPFAPFVRLVREITHFYSKEVNRWTPEALVAIQEAAETHMIEMFEDAYLCAIHAKRVTLMQKDIHLARRIGGRRHW